One part of the Salinivirga cyanobacteriivorans genome encodes these proteins:
- a CDS encoding cache domain-containing protein, which produces MKGLINKIKESIQAKLQLFILSSATVVFLLTILYVSIETRQMALDEAKRLTIEIAQKKASDIESELNKDFMLTHTLGKAFQDFVLYEDSIRKQVLPPMLKRVFEQNQHLQSIWMHWELAAIDENYPNNYGRVRTNFYRVDNEIKRKIDTVDTEGDDEEGLYYKIKINKKNIITEPYWYSYTEDKSEEILETSICVPVLQSTRFLGLMGIDLKLERFSGLVKTIKPYKNSYAFFVSHEGTIIYHPDANNIGSNLIKDNQADAERYNFERRMKTGKTFSFNRDKNNEKYYTTFAPVFIGDTDTPWYLSIVVPYKQMLIQANQNMQKSLLIGLAGIIILGFVLWIIARNITRPLINISSLLKELAAGKINTQQELRIKTKDEIGSISLDVNGLKHSLARTAEFAEEIGKGNLDVEFEKLSEDDVIGNALLNMRQSLQKAEEDEKKRKEADQIQKWITEGIAKINELMRQHGNLEDLSYQVVKYIADYLNANQGALYVVAEKEKVESEEDITFEATSALAWGRKKPLHRTIKMGETLIGRAAYEQATLYMTEIPDNYVNITSGLGKANPRALLIVPLMLNEEVMGIIEIISFNEMEKYQIEFVEQAGESIASTIASLKISQRTSKLLEQTKSQAGELTEKEEELRQQMEEMQSTQEEAAKREAEMTGMITAINSLAYVAEFSMEGYITNINDAYAQLLELPRQQIIGKKQGFFELGEDEERIKNFETLWAKMRKGIPHKQEQKIEINNKTRWLSEVYTPIKDNDGEPQRVVNIAIDITHLKNKKED; this is translated from the coding sequence ATGAAAGGGTTAATCAATAAAATAAAAGAAAGTATTCAGGCTAAACTGCAGCTTTTTATATTAAGTAGTGCTACAGTAGTCTTTCTCTTAACCATTTTATACGTTAGCATAGAAACCCGGCAAATGGCCCTGGATGAAGCAAAACGGCTGACAATTGAAATAGCACAAAAAAAAGCTTCTGACATTGAAAGCGAGCTTAATAAAGACTTTATGTTAACACATACACTGGGCAAAGCCTTTCAGGATTTTGTGCTTTATGAAGATAGTATTCGCAAGCAGGTATTACCACCAATGCTAAAACGTGTGTTTGAACAAAATCAACACCTCCAATCCATATGGATGCACTGGGAGCTAGCTGCCATCGATGAAAACTATCCTAACAATTACGGCAGAGTGCGCACAAACTTTTATAGAGTTGATAATGAAATAAAACGTAAAATTGATACTGTTGACACCGAAGGAGATGACGAAGAAGGTCTTTATTACAAAATAAAAATAAATAAAAAAAATATAATTACAGAACCATATTGGTACTCCTACACAGAAGACAAGTCAGAAGAAATACTGGAAACCAGTATTTGTGTGCCAGTATTACAAAGCACACGCTTTTTAGGTCTAATGGGAATAGATCTGAAGCTGGAGCGCTTTTCAGGTCTCGTTAAAACGATAAAGCCTTACAAAAACAGTTATGCCTTTTTTGTTAGCCATGAAGGAACCATAATATATCACCCTGATGCCAATAATATAGGTAGCAACCTGATTAAAGACAACCAGGCAGACGCAGAGCGATATAATTTTGAACGACGAATGAAAACAGGCAAAACATTTTCATTTAACCGGGATAAAAACAACGAAAAATATTATACAACATTTGCTCCTGTATTTATTGGTGACACTGATACACCCTGGTATTTGAGCATTGTGGTACCTTATAAACAAATGCTAATACAAGCCAACCAAAACATGCAAAAATCGTTGCTTATTGGCTTAGCAGGTATCATCATTTTAGGTTTTGTACTTTGGATTATTGCCCGGAACATTACACGTCCGCTTATTAACATTTCCAGTCTGCTAAAAGAACTGGCAGCTGGTAAAATCAATACACAGCAGGAGCTGAGAATTAAAACAAAAGACGAAATTGGAAGTATTTCGCTTGATGTAAACGGGCTGAAACATAGCCTGGCACGAACAGCAGAGTTTGCAGAAGAAATTGGCAAAGGCAACCTGGATGTAGAATTTGAAAAGCTTAGCGAAGATGATGTTATTGGCAACGCATTGCTCAATATGCGTCAAAGCCTTCAAAAAGCTGAAGAAGACGAGAAAAAACGAAAAGAAGCTGACCAAATACAAAAATGGATCACCGAAGGTATTGCTAAAATAAATGAGTTGATGCGTCAGCATGGCAACCTGGAAGACCTCTCCTATCAGGTAGTTAAGTACATTGCTGATTACCTTAATGCCAATCAGGGCGCACTTTATGTAGTAGCTGAAAAAGAGAAAGTAGAATCGGAAGAGGACATTACTTTTGAGGCTACTTCTGCCTTAGCCTGGGGAAGGAAAAAACCACTGCACAGAACCATAAAAATGGGAGAAACCCTCATAGGAAGGGCGGCATATGAACAGGCAACCCTCTACATGACTGAAATCCCTGACAACTATGTCAATATAACCTCGGGCCTTGGGAAAGCCAATCCCAGAGCTCTGTTAATTGTCCCACTTATGCTCAATGAGGAAGTTATGGGCATTATTGAGATTATTTCATTCAATGAAATGGAAAAATACCAAATAGAATTTGTTGAGCAAGCGGGCGAAAGCATTGCATCTACAATAGCATCGCTGAAAATCAGTCAGCGCACAAGCAAACTACTTGAGCAAACCAAAAGCCAGGCCGGAGAACTTACTGAGAAAGAAGAAGAACTCAGGCAACAGATGGAAGAAATGCAATCTACACAGGAAGAAGCCGCAAAACGTGAAGCAGAAATGACCGGAATGATTACAGCCATTAATTCACTTGCCTATGTAGCCGAGTTTAGCATGGAAGGCTACATCACAAACATTAATGATGCTTATGCACAGCTACTTGAGTTGCCCAGACAGCAAATTATCGGTAAAAAACAAGGCTTTTTCGAACTTGGAGAAGATGAAGAGCGTATCAAAAATTTTGAAACATTATGGGCAAAGATGCGAAAAGGAATACCCCATAAACAAGAACAAAAAATTGAAATAAATAACAAAACAAGGTGGTTGTCAGAAGTCTATACACCGATTAAGGATAATGATGGAGAACCCCAGCGAGTAGTGAACATAGCTATAGACATTACACACCTCAAAAACAAAAAAGAGGACTAA
- a CDS encoding GAF domain-containing protein, producing MKIKLRLRHKIQFIIISLSVLVFTGAIGYIAFKDRQSSYENQTRLIEAQTEKHANQLKVLINEDFAVVRTLALAFKTYKFLETDQYQKLVNQIYDHVFQGNPEFYQLWDSWELNVVDSTWNRPTGRITNTRLREKGEMKRLVDIRSLDGDNKYYAKDKALARELISEIYADAFSEQKADKKIMTTYEAPIMDQKKFVGIIGVDVTLDRFQEIVSGIQLEDLEGSYAFLISHNGKYAGHPENDKLNTFIPKNPTSKPDFNIYQKIKLGKPFSIVNDRGQEERFVSYFPIKISRTDTYWYLGITVPRESIIQQVNENLYVSFIVGIVGLILLGIVIYFVSINISRPVQSVTKQLNKLSRGEIKTSNKLKLETGDEIEEMAEALNQTIEKLNQKNQFAKHLGRGDLDQELTIEDKEDELGISLVEMRENLQKARKEQQERQKEDEINNWINQAITETSDIFRKHNQNIKNLTFSTLQYLLDYLNVSQGGIYVKNDEEDEVFYELISAIAYGRNKLIEKKIKNEEGLVGRCAYEGLTVYMTEIPEEYVNIKTGLGDANPRTILLVPIKNNEEVLGVIELISFNEFADYQIKMVEQIGGNLAATIANVRINQKTEKLLHRSQKQTDELAQQEQEMRQNVEEMKATQEEAQQRQHEMTALHEAVNDIAYVAEFDMDGHLIDMNKNLEVLLAKPKDQVIGMQQGSFAGTVDQEAFEETWEQLRAGESITKEQKIKSGNAYVWLLETYKPVINAEGEPYKVVNIGIDITHTKKK from the coding sequence ATGAAAATCAAACTTCGCTTACGCCATAAAATTCAGTTTATTATTATATCACTCTCTGTACTGGTATTTACAGGAGCCATTGGCTACATTGCATTTAAAGACCGGCAATCTTCATACGAAAATCAAACACGACTTATAGAGGCACAAACAGAAAAACACGCCAACCAACTTAAAGTATTAATTAATGAAGATTTTGCAGTTGTAAGAACCCTTGCATTGGCATTTAAAACCTATAAGTTCCTCGAAACTGACCAGTACCAAAAACTGGTCAATCAAATTTACGATCATGTATTTCAGGGGAATCCCGAATTTTATCAACTCTGGGACAGCTGGGAATTGAATGTCGTCGACAGCACATGGAATCGCCCTACGGGTCGCATTACAAACACAAGGTTGCGTGAAAAAGGTGAAATGAAACGACTTGTAGATATACGAAGTCTGGATGGTGACAATAAATATTACGCCAAAGATAAAGCCCTGGCCAGAGAACTTATTTCTGAAATATATGCCGATGCTTTCAGCGAACAAAAAGCTGATAAGAAAATTATGACAACCTACGAGGCTCCGATCATGGATCAAAAAAAGTTTGTAGGTATAATCGGCGTTGATGTTACCCTGGACCGCTTTCAGGAAATTGTAAGCGGAATTCAGTTAGAAGACCTGGAAGGGAGCTATGCCTTCCTCATCTCACATAACGGAAAATATGCAGGGCACCCCGAAAACGACAAACTAAACACCTTTATTCCCAAAAATCCTACAAGCAAGCCGGATTTTAATATTTATCAAAAAATTAAACTGGGGAAACCCTTTTCTATTGTCAATGATCGTGGCCAGGAAGAACGATTTGTAAGCTATTTCCCAATAAAAATAAGCCGAACGGACACCTATTGGTACCTGGGAATTACCGTCCCAAGAGAGTCTATAATTCAACAAGTCAATGAAAACCTATACGTCTCCTTTATAGTCGGAATAGTTGGCTTAATTCTGCTGGGTATCGTCATCTATTTTGTAAGCATTAATATTTCCAGACCTGTTCAGTCGGTAACAAAGCAATTAAACAAACTATCCAGGGGAGAAATAAAAACAAGTAATAAACTCAAACTTGAAACAGGCGATGAAATTGAGGAAATGGCAGAAGCCTTAAATCAAACCATCGAGAAACTAAACCAAAAAAACCAGTTCGCAAAACATCTGGGACGTGGAGATTTAGATCAGGAACTCACTATAGAAGATAAAGAGGATGAACTCGGAATATCGCTTGTAGAAATGCGCGAAAACCTGCAAAAAGCCAGAAAAGAGCAGCAGGAAAGACAAAAAGAAGATGAAATAAATAACTGGATAAACCAGGCCATAACTGAAACCAGCGATATTTTCAGGAAACACAACCAAAACATCAAAAACCTCACATTCAGTACGCTACAATACCTGTTGGACTACCTAAACGTATCACAGGGCGGAATATACGTTAAAAACGATGAGGAAGATGAAGTTTTCTATGAACTCATTTCAGCCATTGCATATGGTAGAAATAAACTCATTGAAAAAAAGATAAAAAACGAAGAGGGTTTAGTAGGACGATGTGCATATGAAGGGCTAACGGTATACATGACCGAAATACCAGAAGAATACGTGAACATCAAAACAGGCCTGGGTGATGCCAACCCCCGCACAATATTACTGGTCCCCATAAAAAACAACGAAGAAGTACTTGGAGTAATAGAGTTAATTTCATTTAACGAATTTGCCGATTACCAGATAAAAATGGTTGAACAAATTGGAGGTAATCTCGCAGCAACCATTGCCAACGTAAGAATTAACCAAAAAACAGAGAAGCTACTGCATCGGTCACAAAAGCAAACCGACGAACTCGCACAACAAGAGCAGGAAATGAGGCAAAATGTAGAAGAAATGAAAGCAACCCAGGAAGAAGCCCAACAGCGACAACACGAAATGACCGCGCTGCACGAAGCAGTAAACGACATCGCATATGTGGCTGAATTTGATATGGACGGGCACCTTATTGACATGAATAAAAACCTCGAAGTATTGCTGGCCAAACCCAAAGACCAGGTTATTGGGATGCAACAGGGCAGCTTTGCCGGAACCGTCGACCAGGAAGCTTTTGAAGAAACCTGGGAGCAGCTGCGAGCAGGCGAATCAATAACCAAGGAACAAAAAATTAAATCAGGTAACGCGTATGTATGGTTACTTGAAACATACAAACCCGTAATAAACGCCGAAGGAGAACCATACAAAGTTGTAAATATTGGAATCGATATTACACACACAAAAAAGAAATAA
- the trpS gene encoding tryptophan--tRNA ligase, whose amino-acid sequence MERVVSGIRSTGNLHLGNYFGAIRNFIKMQENHNCYFFIADYHSLTTHPNPKDLHSNVKQVLVEYLAAGLDPEKATLFIQSDVPEVAELNLLLSMNAYVGELERTASFKEKVRKNPNNVNAGLLTYPVLMAADILIHRATKVPVGKDQEQHLEMCRKYARRFNGMYKTEYFKAPEPWNFGDDLIKIPGLDGSGKMGKSEGNGVYLSDTPKKIRKKVMKAVTDAGPTEPNSPVTEPIQNLFTIMQVVSEPDTLTHFKEAYADCSIRYGDLKKQLADDIIKYIEPIYNRIQEISADEAYLQKVAKLGAEKARESAQKTIREVREIIGFKKF is encoded by the coding sequence ATGGAAAGAGTTGTAAGTGGAATCAGGTCTACAGGAAATCTTCATTTAGGAAATTATTTTGGTGCAATACGGAATTTCATCAAAATGCAGGAGAATCATAATTGCTATTTTTTTATAGCCGATTATCATTCTCTGACTACACACCCAAACCCGAAAGACCTGCATAGCAATGTAAAACAAGTACTTGTAGAATACCTGGCAGCAGGGCTGGATCCTGAAAAAGCCACACTTTTTATCCAGAGTGATGTGCCAGAAGTAGCAGAGCTCAATCTTTTACTAAGCATGAACGCTTATGTGGGTGAACTTGAACGCACTGCAAGCTTTAAAGAAAAAGTACGTAAAAACCCCAATAATGTAAATGCCGGATTATTAACCTACCCGGTGCTTATGGCAGCCGATATACTTATTCATCGCGCTACAAAAGTTCCTGTAGGAAAAGACCAGGAGCAACACCTTGAGATGTGTCGCAAATATGCGCGAAGATTTAATGGAATGTATAAAACAGAATACTTTAAAGCCCCTGAACCATGGAACTTTGGTGACGACCTCATAAAAATACCGGGATTAGATGGTAGCGGAAAAATGGGAAAATCAGAAGGAAATGGCGTTTATTTATCAGATACCCCCAAAAAAATCCGGAAAAAAGTAATGAAAGCGGTAACAGATGCAGGCCCAACTGAACCCAACTCCCCGGTTACTGAACCCATACAAAACCTGTTTACCATAATGCAGGTCGTTTCAGAACCAGACACATTAACCCATTTCAAAGAAGCTTATGCTGACTGCAGCATTCGCTATGGCGACCTGAAAAAACAACTGGCCGATGATATTATCAAATACATCGAGCCTATTTACAATAGAATTCAGGAAATATCTGCCGATGAAGCTTATTTGCAGAAAGTAGCTAAATTGGGTGCAGAAAAAGCCAGAGAAAGTGCACAAAAAACCATTAGAGAAGTGCGCGAAATTATTGGTTTTAAAAAATTTTGA
- a CDS encoding TolC family protein produces MVISKKYVYFCTLIAVFIWIGGSGPALGQEPLSFFNAISKTLENNYQIRIAQKDLEIAANNNTAGAAGMWPSITLSAAQNNRWTDQTKPQSSTTLYNDISPSVNLNWMLFGGFSVQINRSRLAELENLSEGMMSVVVENTLQAIILAYQKTLLEKERLQITREVMNLSLDQFRYAKTQKNTGNGTTFDLQQAKTAYLEDSSNYILQGINFRNAKRNLNLIMGESHTKQYTLTDSFQPIDESFNLEELYNRLEASNQTLTNQYINQKLIKYDLQQSKSNLYPTFSLNAGSSYTYGTRKVDDLPNTNSDPLVVYGNFTLNFNLFNGGQVKRSIQNAKISLEQSKLETREMENELKMQLVSLYDLYNVRKQLYNVALENEKVTQLNYELAKDRYRLGTINSINFRQVQLSFLNASLSKLQTIYDLMDSYTEIMRMTGNILTEFDPQKQQ; encoded by the coding sequence ATGGTTATTTCAAAAAAATATGTATACTTTTGTACTCTCATAGCTGTTTTCATTTGGATTGGTGGTTCCGGGCCAGCTCTTGGCCAGGAGCCACTTTCTTTTTTTAATGCCATTAGTAAAACACTTGAAAACAACTACCAAATACGCATTGCACAAAAAGATCTGGAAATTGCCGCGAACAATAATACAGCCGGAGCTGCAGGTATGTGGCCGTCCATAACCTTGTCTGCAGCACAAAATAACAGGTGGACAGACCAAACAAAGCCACAGAGCAGCACTACACTTTATAATGATATCTCCCCTTCTGTAAATCTTAACTGGATGCTTTTTGGAGGATTTTCAGTGCAGATAAACAGATCGAGGCTTGCCGAATTAGAAAACCTCTCTGAAGGAATGATGAGCGTTGTGGTAGAAAATACCCTGCAGGCTATTATTCTCGCCTACCAGAAAACTTTGCTTGAAAAAGAACGACTCCAAATTACCCGGGAAGTAATGAACCTATCCCTGGACCAGTTCCGATATGCCAAAACGCAAAAAAATACCGGAAATGGAACAACCTTTGACTTGCAGCAAGCCAAAACAGCTTATCTGGAAGATAGCTCCAATTACATTTTACAGGGTATTAATTTTCGAAATGCCAAACGCAATTTAAACCTGATAATGGGTGAGTCGCACACCAAACAGTATACCCTTACAGATAGCTTTCAGCCCATTGACGAAAGTTTCAACCTCGAGGAACTTTACAACAGGCTGGAAGCAAGCAACCAAACACTCACCAACCAATATATCAACCAAAAATTAATAAAATACGACCTGCAACAGAGTAAAAGTAACCTTTATCCTACTTTTTCTCTAAATGCCGGCTCAAGCTATACCTACGGTACACGTAAAGTAGACGATTTGCCCAACACCAATTCCGACCCTTTGGTCGTTTATGGAAACTTCACACTTAATTTTAACCTCTTCAACGGCGGGCAGGTAAAAAGGTCAATTCAAAATGCCAAAATCTCCCTGGAGCAAAGCAAACTGGAAACCCGGGAGATGGAAAACGAATTAAAAATGCAGCTTGTATCGCTTTATGACCTGTATAATGTAAGGAAACAACTTTATAATGTGGCCCTGGAAAACGAAAAGGTGACACAGCTAAATTATGAGCTTGCAAAAGACCGGTACAGGCTGGGCACAATAAACAGTATAAACTTCAGGCAGGTACAGCTTAGCTTTTTAAATGCTTCCCTGTCTAAACTACAGACCATTTATGATCTGATGGACTCTTATACAGAAATTATGCGCATGACCGGTAATATTTTAACTGAATTTGATCCACAAAAACAGCAATAG
- a CDS encoding efflux RND transporter permease subunit produces the protein MRRLIQQFVQFPFYANIIIAVLLLAGSFGYLTMKKSFFPERTSREITISVFYPGASPEQMEEGVTTRIEQAIRGIVGIKEFTSTSSENFSRVQITTTGEYDLDETLMEVKNAVDGISSFPTAAERPIVFKRRSVSQAMFLSLYGDTDVFTLKKYADQIENDFLASGVISQMGISGYPNLEISVEISEEDLMRYQLTMNDLVQAIAATNRDIAAGMIKSPQEEILVRIRNRSVDPNEIGDIILRAGEKGDYIRIRDVAEVKTKFEDVPMEYTLNEKQAVSISIQKLPEEDLEEITKYVDQYVEAFNAEHDDITLKETFNFLTVLESRLNLLYRNGGIGLLLVVIALAFFLSFRLSLWVAWGIPASFLGMFIVASLYGITINMISLFGMILVIGILVDDGIVIAENIYAHFEEGKTPKKAAIDGTLEVLPAVVTSISTTIVAFSPLFFIKEGGLEFMFEMAFVVAVSLALSLFEAFLVLPAHLGNHRVLKPIEGTSPGKRLRQKFDRIVFLMRDKIYGKLLSFVIRWRWFFVFLPIFVILLTVGLLRGNFIKVTFFPPVAFDFFNIDLAFKPGEGEAQTIRYLKRFEDLTWEVNEELKEKYNDDENFIDYTFLNLGNAFNGNETGSHSGNIRVILRDMEGAPVNSYDIINLISEKIGEVPEAQKFAVGGNSRFGKPVSMSLLGQNIKELEAAKNFVEERLNEFSELKDITNNNVPGKQEVQLDLKPKAYFLGLDQNYIATQVRQAFFGGQAQRLQKGKDELRVYVRYPKEDRMRLGQLEDMKIKTPAGYYPLSELADYKIKRGPVSIKRYNSKREIRIEADTKDPLEPVPEIIERINKEIVPEIKAQFPGVDVTYQGQQRRSNESIAEIQKYYLIAFLIIVLILMIHFKSFEQAAIVLLMIPLAWLGAMWGHGIEGIPLSMLSVWGMVALSGVIVNDAVVFLAKYNRFLLEGDKMLDALYKAGMTRFRPIVLTTITTTIGLYPLILENSFQAQFLIPMAVALAYGVLIGTAFILIFFPVLIGVLNDSRRVIFWALSKRKRMHTAEEVEFVVLNEKKKIH, from the coding sequence ATGAGAAGACTGATACAACAATTTGTGCAATTCCCTTTTTATGCCAACATCATAATTGCGGTTTTATTATTGGCAGGCTCATTTGGTTATTTAACCATGAAAAAATCATTTTTTCCTGAGCGTACTTCTCGTGAAATTACAATCTCTGTATTCTACCCGGGTGCATCGCCAGAACAAATGGAAGAAGGTGTTACAACTCGCATAGAGCAGGCAATAAGGGGTATTGTTGGTATTAAAGAGTTTACTAGTACATCTTCAGAAAATTTCTCAAGAGTTCAAATAACCACAACAGGAGAGTACGATCTGGACGAAACCTTAATGGAAGTAAAAAATGCCGTTGATGGCATCAGCTCTTTCCCAACTGCAGCCGAAAGGCCAATCGTATTCAAGCGTCGGTCGGTATCACAGGCCATGTTTTTGAGTTTATATGGCGACACAGATGTTTTTACCTTAAAAAAATATGCAGACCAAATAGAAAACGACTTTTTGGCCTCAGGTGTAATATCTCAAATGGGCATTTCAGGCTATCCTAATCTGGAAATTTCTGTTGAAATAAGTGAAGAAGATCTCATGCGGTATCAACTCACCATGAATGATCTTGTTCAAGCCATTGCAGCTACAAACCGCGACATTGCTGCCGGAATGATAAAATCACCTCAGGAAGAAATTCTTGTGCGTATAAGAAACCGGTCTGTAGACCCGAACGAAATTGGAGATATCATTCTGCGGGCAGGTGAAAAAGGAGATTATATACGTATAAGAGACGTAGCTGAAGTAAAAACAAAGTTCGAAGATGTTCCGATGGAGTATACCCTCAATGAAAAACAGGCTGTATCAATCTCCATTCAGAAATTGCCCGAAGAAGATCTGGAAGAAATAACCAAATATGTTGATCAATACGTTGAAGCATTTAATGCTGAACACGATGATATTACTTTAAAAGAAACGTTCAATTTTCTTACAGTATTAGAAAGCCGCCTCAACCTTTTATACCGGAATGGCGGAATTGGACTTTTATTAGTTGTAATAGCACTAGCTTTCTTCTTAAGTTTCAGACTTTCGCTGTGGGTGGCGTGGGGTATTCCGGCATCGTTCCTTGGTATGTTCATTGTCGCGAGCCTATACGGTATCACCATAAACATGATCAGCCTTTTTGGGATGATACTGGTGATTGGTATTTTGGTGGACGATGGTATTGTAATTGCTGAAAATATTTATGCCCACTTCGAAGAGGGTAAAACCCCAAAAAAAGCAGCCATTGACGGGACCCTTGAAGTGCTGCCGGCTGTAGTAACTTCTATAAGCACTACAATTGTGGCATTTTCACCCCTTTTCTTTATTAAAGAGGGTGGTCTGGAATTTATGTTTGAAATGGCATTTGTGGTAGCCGTTAGTTTGGCGTTATCACTTTTTGAAGCATTTCTTGTGCTGCCTGCCCATTTGGGAAACCATCGAGTACTGAAACCAATTGAAGGAACGAGCCCCGGAAAGCGATTACGACAAAAATTTGATCGTATAGTGTTCCTTATGCGTGATAAAATTTACGGAAAATTATTAAGCTTTGTAATTCGCTGGCGCTGGTTTTTCGTATTCCTTCCAATTTTTGTTATCCTTTTAACTGTAGGGTTATTGAGGGGTAATTTTATCAAAGTAACCTTTTTCCCTCCGGTAGCTTTTGACTTTTTTAATATCGACCTGGCTTTTAAACCCGGTGAAGGTGAAGCACAAACAATACGTTACCTAAAAAGATTTGAAGACCTTACATGGGAAGTAAATGAAGAGCTAAAAGAAAAGTACAATGATGATGAAAACTTCATTGACTACACATTTCTAAATCTCGGAAATGCATTTAATGGTAACGAAACGGGCAGCCACTCAGGAAATATCAGGGTTATACTGCGCGATATGGAAGGTGCTCCTGTAAATTCCTACGATATAATAAATCTCATCAGCGAAAAAATTGGGGAAGTGCCTGAAGCGCAAAAATTTGCTGTAGGCGGAAATAGTCGCTTTGGAAAGCCGGTTTCTATGAGCTTACTCGGTCAAAATATAAAAGAGCTTGAAGCGGCCAAAAATTTTGTTGAAGAAAGGCTCAATGAATTTTCTGAACTTAAAGATATTACGAACAACAATGTGCCGGGCAAACAAGAAGTTCAGCTCGATTTGAAACCCAAAGCATATTTCCTGGGGTTAGATCAAAATTACATTGCAACCCAGGTGCGACAAGCATTTTTTGGTGGTCAGGCGCAGCGTTTACAAAAAGGAAAAGATGAACTGCGTGTATATGTGCGTTACCCTAAAGAAGACCGCATGCGACTTGGTCAGCTCGAAGACATGAAAATTAAAACACCGGCAGGCTATTACCCATTGTCGGAGCTCGCTGATTATAAAATTAAACGCGGACCCGTAAGCATCAAGAGATACAACAGTAAACGAGAAATTAGAATTGAAGCCGACACCAAAGACCCACTTGAGCCGGTTCCGGAAATCATTGAAAGAATAAATAAAGAAATTGTACCCGAAATAAAAGCTCAGTTTCCCGGAGTAGATGTAACTTATCAGGGACAACAAAGAAGGAGTAACGAGTCAATTGCCGAAATACAAAAATATTATTTAATTGCTTTCCTGATTATTGTACTTATTCTGATGATACACTTCAAATCATTCGAACAGGCAGCAATTGTACTACTAATGATTCCACTGGCATGGTTAGGTGCAATGTGGGGCCATGGTATAGAAGGTATACCACTCTCAATGCTCAGCGTTTGGGGGATGGTGGCATTATCAGGAGTAATTGTGAACGATGCCGTAGTTTTTCTGGCCAAATACAACCGCTTTTTACTCGAAGGCGATAAAATGCTGGATGCTTTGTACAAAGCCGGAATGACACGCTTCAGACCAATTGTCCTTACCACCATTACTACAACCATTGGTCTTTACCCATTAATACTTGAAAACTCCTTTCAGGCTCAATTTTTAATTCCAATGGCAGTAGCCCTTGCTTATGGTGTATTAATCGGAACCGCTTTTATTTTAATCTTCTTCCCTGTCCTAATTGGCGTTCTAAACGACTCACGAAGAGTTATATTCTGGGCCCTGAGTAAGCGAAAAAGAATGCATACAGCAGAGGAAGTTGAATTCGTAGTTTTAAATGAAAAGAAAAAAATCCACTAA